A stretch of the Capsicum annuum cultivar UCD-10X-F1 chromosome 10, UCD10Xv1.1, whole genome shotgun sequence genome encodes the following:
- the LOC107844062 gene encoding binding partner of ACD11 1 isoform X2 — protein sequence MQEVRTVRVGNVSDLAGEREVREFFSFSGEIEHIEIRRDKGQSKTAYVTFKHPKALEIALLLSGATIVDQIVNITQAEDYVPSSETREVRIVDNAVNVAGESSSPLAEAKPTSPGNGRVNGKVYISKAQDVVSNVLAKGSAIRQDAVNKAKAFDEKHQLRATASARVISFDRRVGLTEKLTVGISVVNEKVKSVDQRLQVSDKTMAAVMAAERKLNDTGSAVKSSRYVNAGAAWLNGAFSKVAKAGQVAGTKTREKWNFALSNLTAKDPSIIA from the exons ATGCAG GAGGTAAGAACAGTAAGAGTAGGTAATGTATCAGATCTGGCAGGGGAGAGAGAAGTTCGCGAGTTCTTCTCATTTTCCGGTGAGATTGAGCATATTGAGATTCGACG AGATAAAGGACAATCCAAGACTGCCTATGTTACATTTAAGCATCCCAAAGCCCTTGAAATTGCTTTGCTCTTGTCG GGAGCAACCATAGTGGATCAGATTGTAAATATTACTCAGGCAGAAGACTATGTTCCATCATCTGAGACTCGG GAAGTCAGGATAGTTGATAATGCTGTGAATGTGGCTGGAGAAAGTTCTTCTCCGCTTGCTGAG GCGAAACCTACTTCTCCTGGAAATGGAAGAGTGAACGGGAAAGTATATATCAGTAAAGCCCAAGATGTTGTCTCAAATGTGTTGGCGAAAGGTTCAGCTATCAGACAAGATGCAGTGAATAAAGCCAAGGCATTTGATGAGAAACATCAGTTAAGAGCCACTGCATCTGccagagtcatttcctttgaccGGAGGGTTGGGCTAACAGAAAAGCTTACTGTTGGAATTTCTGTTGTAAATGAGAAAGTTAAGTCTGTTGATCAAAGGCTTCAAGTGTCAGATAAAACGATGGCTGCAGTTATGGCAGCAGAACGGAAGTTGAATGACACAGGATCAGCGGTCAAGTCAAGCAG GTATGTTAATGCTGGAGCTGCCTGGCTGAATGGTGCTTTTTCTAAAGTAGCTAAAGCAGGGCAAGTTGCTGGtacaaaaacaagagaaaaatggaATTTTGCATTGTCAAATTTGACTGCAAAG GATCCTTCTATTATTGCCTAG
- the LOC107844059 gene encoding pre-mRNA-splicing factor ATP-dependent RNA helicase DEAH7: MQQGDVGPIDLDKTTTTLEPDKSSSGGLFVPGKERVVFKPSERKSLLGLDALAIAKRGEAAVESGFKVPRERLASVASSLDEDEEASAASGIDELGSGASNVSRNNVQRRYRESYASETSVSGGAVTNEREDAETLLRPPLDENTEVRAASSGSLRSTISRGESVDRERDGSRYRDNYRSESREGRRRERRTSREEHHYRDSSRGYEREYDGDNGRKRSRYEGSRRTPGRSEWDDGRWEWQDTPRRDSRSGSSSKRYEPSPSPKFLGASPDSRLVSPWLGDHTPHSSGAASPWDSVAPSPIPIRASGSSIRSSSSRYGAKSSLIMSSTGSSLSEDGGDDINGASEDQNQEITESMRLEMEYNSDRAWYDREEGSTVFEGDGSSAFLGDEASFQKKEVELAKKLVRRDGSKMSLAQSKKLSQLTADNAQWEDRQLLRSGAVRGTEVQTDFDDEEERKVILLVHDTKPPFLDGRIVFTKQAEPIMPIKDPTSDMAIISRKGSALVREIREKQNMHKSRQRFWELAGSKLGDILGVEKSAEQVDADTATVGEDGEVDFKGEARFSQHLKKGEAVSDFALSKTLSQQRQYLPIFSVRDDLLQVVRENQVVVVVGETGSGKTTQLTQYLHEDGYTDNGIVGCTQPRRVAAMSVAKRVGEEMETELGDKVGYAIRFEDVTGPSTVIKYMTDGVLLRETLKDPDLEKYRVIVMDEAHERSLNTDVLFGILKKVVARRRDFKLIVTSATLNAQKFSNFFGSVPIFHIPGRTFPVTKLYSKTPCEDYVEAAVKQAMTIHITSAPGDILIFMTGQDEIEATCYALSERMEQLTSSTKQAVPNLLILPIYSQLPADLQAKIFQKAEDGARKCIVATNIAETSLTVDGIYYVIDTGYGKMKVYNPRMGMDALQVFPISRAAADQRAGRAGRTGPGTCYRLYTENAYENEMLQSPVPEIQRTNLGNVVLLLKSLKIQNLLDFDFMDPPPQDNILNSMYQLWVLGALNNVGDLTDLGWKMVEFPLDPPLAKMLLMGEQLECLNEVLTIVSMLSVPSVFFRPKERAEESDAAREKFFVPESDHLTLLNVYQQWKANQYRGDWCNDHFLQVKGLRKAREVRSQLLDILKTLKIPLTSCGPDWDVVRKAICSAYFHNAARLKGVGEYVNCRNGMPCHLHPTSALYGLGYTPDNVVYHELILTSKEYMQCVTAVEPHWLAELGPMFFSVKDSDTSMLEHKKKQKEEKTAMEEEMEKLRTVQAEAERQNKEKEKEKRAKELQQVAMPGLKKGSTTYLRPKRLGL, translated from the exons CGGGAAGATGCTGAGACACTCCTAAGGCCTCCCTTGGATGAGAACACAGAG GTTCGAGCTGCATCTTCTGGGAGTTTACGTTCTACAATATCTAGGGGCGAGTCAGTTGATCGTGAAAGGGATGGAAGTAGATACAGGGATAATTACAGAAGTGAAAGCAGGGAagggagaaggagagagagaagaaCCAGCAGGGAAGAGCACCATTACAGGGATTCATCACGTGGTTATGAAAGAGAATATGATGGGGATAAcggaagaaaaagaagtagatATGAAGGTTCTAGGAGGACTCCTG GAAGATCGGAATGGGATGATGGTAGATGGGAGTGGCAAGATACCCCTCGTCGTGATAGTCGTTCCGGTAGTAGTAGCAAGCGTTATGAGccttcaccatctccaaagtTTCTTGGTGCTTCACCTGATTCTCGACTTGTTTCCCCATGGCTCGGGGATCATACTCCTCATTCTTCTG GAGCTGCTTCTCCATGGGACAGTGTGGCTCCTTCTCCAATTCCAATAAGGGCATCTGGGTCATCAATAAGATCTTCAAGTTCCAGATATGGTGCAAAATCCAGTTTGATTATGTCTTCTACAGGAAGTTCTCTATCTGAG GATGGAGGAGATGACATAAACGGCGCCTCTGAAGATCAAAATCAAGAGATTACTGAAAGTATGCGTCTAGAAATGGAGTATAATTCTGATCGTGCCTG GTATGACCGCGAAGAAGGCAGTACAGTGTTTGAGGGGGATGGTTCATCAGCATTTCTAGGTGATGAGGCATCTTTCCAGAAGAAAGAGGTGGAATTAGCCAAAAAACTG GTTCGTAGAGATGGAAGCAAGATGTCACTTGCTCAAAGTAAAAAGTTATCACAGCTCACTGCAGACAATGCTCAATGGGAGGATCGCCAGCTTTTGAGATCTGGAGCTGTTAGAGGTACTGAGGTGCAGACAGATTTTGATGATGAGGAGGAACGGAAGGTTATTCTTCTTGTTCATG ATACAAAACCCCCCTTTTTGGATGGGAGAATTGTTTTCACCAAGCAAGCTGAGCCGATAATGCCAATAAAGGACCCAACATCAGATATGGCCATAATTTCACGTAAAGGTTCAGCTCTAGTTCGTGAAATACGTGAAAAACAAAACATGCACAAGTCTCGTCAAAGATTTTGGGAGCTAGCTGGCTCAAAACTCGGAGATATCCTTGGTGTGGAGAAGAGTGCCGAGCAG GTTGATGCAGATACTGCTACAGTGGGCGAGGATGGTGAGGTTGATTTTAAAGGAGAGGCTAGATTCTCACAGCACTTAAAAAAAGGGGAAGCTGTCAGTGATTTTGCATTATCAAAAACACTTTCACAGCAAAGGCAGTATCTTCCCATCTTCTCTGTGCGAGATGACTTATTGCAG GTGGTTCGTGAAAACcaggtggtggtggttgttggagAAACTGGTTCTGGAAAGACAACACAGCTAACCCAG TACCTTCATGAAGATGGCTATACAGATAATGGGATTGTTGGTTGCACCCAACCCAGGCGTGTGGCAGCCATGAGTGTTGCAAAAAGAGTCGGTGAAGAAATGGAAACTGAGCTTGGTGATAAAGTTGGATATGCCATTCGGTTTGAAGATGTCACTGGGCCCAGTACTGTTATCAAG TACATGACTGATGGTGTTCTTCTAAGGGAAACACTCAAAGATCCTGATCTTGAAAAATATCG TGTAATTGTAATGGATGAGGCCCATGAAAGATCACTTAACACTGATGTCCTTTTTGGCATTCTTAAGAAAGTTGTGGCTAGGCGACGTGATTTTAAGCTTATTGTCACTTCTGCCACTCTGAATGCCCAGAAATTCTCTAACTTCTTTGGGAG CGTACCAATATTTCACATACCTGGGAGAACCTTTCCAGTTACAAAATTGTATAGTAAAACCCCATGCGAAGATTATGTCGAAGCTGCAGTTAAACAAGCTATGACCATCCATATTACTAGTGCACCTGGTGATATACTCATCTTCATGACCGGTCAGGATGAGATTGAAGCTACCTGTTATGCACTTTCAGAGCGCATGGAACAGCTTACCTCATCAACAAAGCAAGCAGTGCCCAATCTATTAATTCTTCCTATATACTCCCAACTGCCTGCTGATTTGCAAGCAAAAATATTCCAGAAAGCTGAAGACGGGGCTCGAAAATGCATTGTTGCTACTAATATTGCTGAAACATCCTTGACTGTCGATGGAATTTACTACGTCATTGATACAGGCTATGGTAAAATGAAGGTGTACAATCCTCGTATGGGTATGGATGCTCTCCAAGTGTTCCCCATTAGTCGAGCTGCGGCTGATCAGCGTGCTGGTCGAGCTGGTAGAACTGGTCCAGGGACTTGTTACCGGCTTTATACTGAGAATGCATATGAGAATGAAATGCTGCAAAGCCCCGTGCCAGAGATTCAACGGACGAATCTTGGCAATGTGGTTTTGTTGCTCAAGTCTCTCAAAATTCAGAACCtgttggattttgattttatggATCCCCCACCTCAGGATAACATCCTTAACTCCATGTATCAGTTGTGGGTCTTAGGTGCACTTAACAATGTCGGGGATTTAACAGACCTTGGCTGGAAAATGGTGGAGTTCCCATTGGATCCTCCCCTTGCCAAAATGCTCTTGATGGGAGAACAACTAGAATGCTTAAATGAGGTTCTGACTATTGTTTCTATGCTTTCAGTGCCTTCAGTTTTCTTTAGACCCAAGGAAAGGGCAGAGGAAAGTGATGCTGCTAGGGAAAAGTTTTTTGTGCCAGAATCTGATCACCTTACACTGCTTAACGTTTACCAGCAATGGAAAGCTAATCAATACCGGGGTGACTGGTGTAATGACCACTTTTTACAGGTCAAAGGTCTGCGCAAggctagggaagtaaggtctcaaTTGCTGGATATCCTCAAGACACTTAAAATTCCACTCACCTCCTGTGGTCCTGATTGGGATGTTGTAAGGAAAGCCATCTGCTCTGCCTACTTCCATAATGCAGCTAGGCTGAAGGGAGTTGGGGAATATGTTAATTGCAGGAATGGAATGCCTTGTCACCTGCATCCTACTAGTGCTCTCTATGGATTGGGTTACACTCCTGACAACGTAGTGTATCATGAGCTAATCTTGACATCAAAGGAGTACATGCAGTGTGTGACAGCTGTGGAGCCTCACTGGTTAGCTGAGCTGGGGCCAATGTTTTTCTCCGTGAAGGATTCTGATACATCAATGCTGGAACATAAAAAGAAACAGAAAGAGGAAAAAACTGCCATGGAAGAAGAAATGGAGAAGTTGAGGACTGTCCAGGCTGAAGCTGAGAGACAAAacaaggagaaggagaaggaaaagAGAGCAAAAGAGCTGCAACAGGTTGCGATGCCTGGTTTAAAGAAAGGCTCAACCACTTATTTACGACCTAAGAGGCTCGGTCTGTAA
- the LOC107844061 gene encoding calcium-dependent protein kinase 20-like — MGNTCSGPTLNKDSADSSKTEGKGSDSDNVQKTPPPHLQIHGDQPLQGDEKSRNDPPKGDGDGDGDGNDGTVNTNKAVKDVKRTMSRSLKRVMSVGLQVESVLGRKTGNLKDIYSLGRKLGQGQFGTTFLCVDKAQGKEYACKSIAKRKLTTEEDVEDVRREIQIMHHLAGNPSVVQIVGAYEDAVAVHLVMELCAGGELFDRIVNRGHYSEKKAAQLARVIVGVVEACHSLGVMHRDLKPENFLFVNEEEDSSLKTIDFGLSVFFRPGETFTDVVGSPYYVAPEVLRKRYGPECDIWSAGIIIYILLCGVPPFWDETEQGIFEQIVKGELDLVSEPWPAISESAKDLVRKMLVRDPKKRLTAHEVLCHPWVRVGGVAPDKPLDSAVLSRLNQFSAMNKLKKIAIRVIAENLSGEEIAGLKQMFKMIDADNSGHITLEELKKGLEKVGSHLKDSEINILMQAADMDNSGTIDYGEFIAAMLHLNKVQKEDHMYAAFSYFDQDGSGYITQEELQQACDKFGLTNIPIEELMREVDQDNDGRIDYNEFVAMMQDNGFGKNGTR, encoded by the exons ATGGGGAATACATGTTCGGGACCCACGTTGAACAAAGATTCAGCAGATTCATCAAAGACAGAGGGAAAAGGCTCTGATTCTGATAATGTCCAGAAGACCCCTCCTCCACATCTTCAGATACATGGAGATCAGCCTCTTCAGGGTGACGAGAAATCAAGAAATGATCCCCCAAAGGGCGATGGCGATGGCGATGGCGATGGCAATGATGGCACTGTAAATACCAATAAGGCAGTGAAGGATGTGAAAAGAACCATGTCTAGAAGTCTTAAGCGAGTAATGAGTGTAGGCCTCCAAGTTGAATCTGTTTTGGGACGTAAAACGGGTAATTTGAAAGATATTTATAGTTTAGGAAGGAAACTAGGACAAGGGCAATTCGGGACAACATTTTTGTGTGTGGACAAAGCTCAAGGAAAGGAATATGCATGTAAGTCAATTGCTAAAAGGAAGTTGACAACTGAAGAAGATGTGGAGGATGTAAGGAGGGAGATTCAGATAATGCATCACTTGGCAGGGAACCCCAGCGTTGTACAGATTGTTGGGGCTTATGAGGATGCTGTTGCTGTTCATCTTGTAATGGAGCTTTGCGCCGGTGGGGAGCTTTTCGATAGGATTGTAAATAGGGGGCACTATTCAGAGAAGAAAGCTGCTCAACTTGCAAGAGTAATAGTGGGTGTTGTGGAAGCATGCCATTCACTCGGCGTTATGCATAGAGATCTCAAACCTGAGAACTTCCTTTTTGTGAATGAGGAAGAGGACTCGTCATTGAAGACCATCGACTTTGGCTTATCTGTGTTCTTTAGACCAG GTGAAACCTTCACGGATGTGGTTGGAAGCCCTTACTATGTAGCACCAGAAGTCCTGCGGAAGCGTTATGGTCCAGAATGTGACATCTGGAGTGCTggaataattatttatatacttCTTTGCGGTGTGCCTCCATTTTGGGATG AAACGGAGCAAGGAATATTTGAACAGATTGTGAAAGGGGAACTTGATTTAGTATCAGAACCTTGGCCAGCTATATCAGAAAGTGCGAAAGATTTAGTCAGAAAAATGCTTGTGAGAGATCCCAAAAAGCGGTTGACAGCTCACGAAGTTCTCT GTCACCCATGGGTCCGTGTAGGCGGAGTTGCTCCAGATAAACCTCTTGATTCTGCTGTTCTTTCTCGTCTCAATCAATTTTCTGCAATGAATAAATTAAAGAAGATAGCAATCAGG GTAATCGCTGAAAATCTGTCTGGAGAGGAAATTGCAGGATTGAAGCAAATGTTCAAAATGATAGATGCAGATAACAGTGGACATATTACTCTGGAGGAACTCAAAAAGGGTTTAGAAAAAGTTGGTTCCCATCTGAAGGATTCAGAAATAAACATTTTAATGCAAGCG GCAGATATGGATAATAGCGGTACCATTGACTATGGAGAGTTTATCGCTGCTATGCTCCATCTAAACAAAGTCCAGAAGGAGGATCACATGTATGCtgctttttcatattttgatcaAGATGGTAGTGGCTATATCACGCAAGAAGAGCTCCAACAGGCTTGTGACAAGTTTGGTTTGACCAATATTCCCATTGAAGAACTTATGCGTGAAGTTGATCAAGATAAC GATGGGCGCATCGACTACAATGAATTTGTAGCGATGATGCAAGATAATGGTTTTGGTAAGAATGGTACAAGATAG
- the LOC107844062 gene encoding binding partner of ACD11 1 isoform X1: MQEVRTVRVGNVSDLAGEREVREFFSFSGEIEHIEIRRDKGQSKTAYVTFKHPKALEIALLLSGATIVDQIVNITQAEDYVPSSETREVRIVDNAVNVAGESSSPLAEQAKPTSPGNGRVNGKVYISKAQDVVSNVLAKGSAIRQDAVNKAKAFDEKHQLRATASARVISFDRRVGLTEKLTVGISVVNEKVKSVDQRLQVSDKTMAAVMAAERKLNDTGSAVKSSRYVNAGAAWLNGAFSKVAKAGQVAGTKTREKWNFALSNLTAKDPSIIA, encoded by the exons ATGCAG GAGGTAAGAACAGTAAGAGTAGGTAATGTATCAGATCTGGCAGGGGAGAGAGAAGTTCGCGAGTTCTTCTCATTTTCCGGTGAGATTGAGCATATTGAGATTCGACG AGATAAAGGACAATCCAAGACTGCCTATGTTACATTTAAGCATCCCAAAGCCCTTGAAATTGCTTTGCTCTTGTCG GGAGCAACCATAGTGGATCAGATTGTAAATATTACTCAGGCAGAAGACTATGTTCCATCATCTGAGACTCGG GAAGTCAGGATAGTTGATAATGCTGTGAATGTGGCTGGAGAAAGTTCTTCTCCGCTTGCTGAG CAGGCGAAACCTACTTCTCCTGGAAATGGAAGAGTGAACGGGAAAGTATATATCAGTAAAGCCCAAGATGTTGTCTCAAATGTGTTGGCGAAAGGTTCAGCTATCAGACAAGATGCAGTGAATAAAGCCAAGGCATTTGATGAGAAACATCAGTTAAGAGCCACTGCATCTGccagagtcatttcctttgaccGGAGGGTTGGGCTAACAGAAAAGCTTACTGTTGGAATTTCTGTTGTAAATGAGAAAGTTAAGTCTGTTGATCAAAGGCTTCAAGTGTCAGATAAAACGATGGCTGCAGTTATGGCAGCAGAACGGAAGTTGAATGACACAGGATCAGCGGTCAAGTCAAGCAG GTATGTTAATGCTGGAGCTGCCTGGCTGAATGGTGCTTTTTCTAAAGTAGCTAAAGCAGGGCAAGTTGCTGGtacaaaaacaagagaaaaatggaATTTTGCATTGTCAAATTTGACTGCAAAG GATCCTTCTATTATTGCCTAG